A genomic window from Sulfurospirillum multivorans DSM 12446 includes:
- a CDS encoding serine hydroxymethyltransferase — translation MSYINNDRLSTADDAVFRILHNEFERQATHLEMIASENFTSTAVMEATGSIFTNKYAEGYPQKRYYNGCECADEIEQLAIDRLCEIFGCAYANVQPHSGSQANGAVYAALLNANDKLLGMDLQQGGHLTHGAKVSFSGKNYQSFSYGVDANGYIDYDKVLEIAKIVKPKMIVCGASAYARELDFAKFREIADAVGAILFADIAHIAGLVAAGEHRSPFPYAHVVTSTTHKTLRGPRGGVIMTNDEALAKKINAAIFPGIQGGPLLHVIAAKAVAFGEVLKPEWKEYAKQVKINASVLGEVLLERGFDLVSGGTDNHLILVSLLNKDYSGEEASSALENAGITVNKNSVPGDTRSAKLTSGIRIGSAALTTLGLREKEFELIAHRICDVLENKDNLALHVKIKKELVALLKNFQVYESATY, via the coding sequence ATGAGTTATATCAATAATGATCGTTTATCCACAGCCGATGACGCTGTTTTTAGGATTCTTCACAATGAGTTTGAGAGGCAAGCAACGCATCTTGAAATGATCGCGAGTGAGAATTTTACCTCGACTGCAGTTATGGAAGCAACGGGAAGTATTTTTACCAACAAATACGCTGAGGGTTACCCACAAAAGCGGTATTATAACGGCTGTGAATGTGCCGATGAGATTGAGCAACTTGCCATTGACAGGCTGTGTGAGATTTTTGGATGTGCTTATGCCAATGTGCAACCCCATTCGGGTAGCCAAGCCAATGGAGCGGTGTATGCGGCACTTTTAAATGCAAATGATAAATTATTGGGTATGGATTTGCAGCAAGGTGGTCACTTGACGCACGGTGCAAAAGTGAGTTTTTCGGGTAAAAATTATCAATCGTTTAGTTATGGCGTGGATGCGAACGGTTATATTGATTATGACAAGGTTCTGGAGATCGCGAAGATCGTCAAGCCTAAGATGATCGTTTGCGGTGCTTCGGCGTATGCACGTGAGCTTGATTTTGCTAAGTTTCGAGAGATTGCGGACGCAGTTGGTGCGATCTTATTTGCTGACATCGCACACATCGCAGGACTGGTTGCCGCGGGTGAGCATAGGAGCCCTTTTCCTTACGCGCATGTGGTGACGTCTACGACGCACAAAACATTGCGCGGTCCTAGGGGCGGTGTTATTATGACAAACGATGAAGCGCTCGCGAAAAAGATCAACGCAGCCATTTTCCCAGGCATCCAAGGTGGTCCCTTGTTGCATGTTATCGCGGCAAAAGCGGTGGCATTTGGTGAAGTGTTAAAGCCAGAGTGGAAAGAGTATGCCAAGCAGGTTAAAATCAATGCAAGCGTTTTGGGCGAGGTTTTGCTTGAGCGAGGCTTTGATTTGGTTAGTGGTGGAACCGATAACCATCTGATTTTGGTATCATTACTCAATAAGGATTATTCAGGCGAAGAGGCGAGCAGCGCCTTAGAAAACGCAGGTATAACGGTGAATAAAAACAGTGTTCCAGGCGATACGAGAAGTGCTAAATTGACCTCAGGTATTCGCATCGGTTCTGCGGCATTAACGACACTGGGGTTGAGAGAAAAAGAGTTTGAGTTGATCGCGCATCGCATTTGCGATGTGTTGGAAAATAAAGATAATCTAGCGTTACATGTAAAGATTAAAAAAGAGTTGGTTGCTCTTTTGAAGAACTTCCAAGTGTACGAAAGTGCGACGTATTAA
- a CDS encoding methyl-accepting chemotaxis protein — MPQFVSTFIKQLSIAHRFYLGFLTLFVAFVIMGILYGVGYFQNQDFFHAQIEQSESLKSNLQETTNANSLTITEFSALEHQAKEVGIWYSDLAHLRTIRNDLTTLNFKPSQQRKLERLLDELIAWQNSSAGKHPFIAPYARQFVILAERMRTEPNEDGVRDIALVIEDITGKIIEEALAFNQKTETTMAKVNTSLTHFNANLTRDSNTLEHNHLLLQSLHQSNQTNTFYLSAASLLFMATLLFLSLMIRLVVLETVQIYAFLQKVIFAPHHIDFRHKLKKVGENTKDELDGITRTIDTVFTNVAQTISRIATISNDAHHSAQSLQTTSQTLLGTIHAQESNIETMQKPISSLKQTLSESEGMSVQTRDVLKQNMGVMGHFMQDLEALHNDVQESKKEQHAVNQQMIELTKRVDEMKNVFNLIDEIADQTNLLALNAAIEAARAGEHGLGFAVVADEVRKLAERTQESLGSIDGIVKQIIGGVGSNTKRLNHVASLMEDTSVRMASLGKIATDTQKEITHSLSVANKAVSLSHTVSNNVNTLIAQMQETLALSVTNRGNGQAVASVAEELFGISHTLTKLLSKFLHQESATIAVEEKKERLKLAA, encoded by the coding sequence ATGCCGCAATTTGTAAGTACCTTTATCAAACAACTGAGCATTGCGCATCGTTTTTATTTAGGATTTTTGACACTGTTTGTTGCCTTTGTGATTATGGGCATTCTTTACGGTGTTGGTTATTTTCAAAATCAAGACTTTTTTCACGCGCAAATAGAGCAGAGCGAAAGCCTCAAAAGCAACCTTCAAGAGACAACGAATGCCAATTCACTCACCATCACAGAATTTAGTGCCTTAGAGCACCAAGCCAAAGAGGTGGGAATTTGGTACAGCGATCTTGCCCATTTACGTACCATTCGCAATGATCTCACCACGCTTAATTTCAAACCTTCCCAACAACGTAAACTTGAACGACTTTTGGATGAACTTATTGCATGGCAAAACAGCAGTGCAGGAAAACACCCCTTCATTGCCCCTTATGCGAGGCAATTTGTCATTTTGGCGGAGCGAATGCGCACAGAACCTAATGAAGATGGCGTGCGTGATATCGCATTGGTGATCGAAGATATTACAGGAAAAATTATCGAAGAGGCGTTAGCATTTAACCAAAAAACTGAAACAACCATGGCAAAGGTCAATACCAGTCTCACCCATTTCAATGCCAATCTTACGCGCGATTCAAACACACTAGAGCACAATCATCTCTTACTTCAATCTTTACATCAATCCAACCAAACCAACACGTTTTATCTCTCCGCCGCTTCGCTGCTTTTTATGGCGACGTTGCTCTTTTTATCGCTTATGATTCGCTTGGTCGTGCTTGAGACCGTACAGATTTATGCCTTTTTACAAAAAGTCATTTTCGCCCCGCATCACATCGATTTTCGTCATAAACTCAAAAAAGTCGGTGAAAACACCAAAGATGAGCTCGATGGCATCACGCGCACCATTGACACCGTCTTTACCAACGTTGCACAGACGATTTCACGCATAGCCACCATTTCAAACGATGCGCACCACTCCGCGCAAAGCTTGCAAACAACCTCTCAAACCCTTTTAGGAACGATTCATGCGCAAGAGAGCAACATCGAAACGATGCAAAAGCCTATCTCTTCACTGAAACAAACGCTCAGTGAATCCGAAGGGATGAGCGTGCAAACCAGAGATGTTCTCAAGCAAAATATGGGCGTTATGGGCCATTTCATGCAAGACCTTGAAGCTTTGCACAACGATGTGCAAGAGAGTAAAAAAGAGCAACATGCGGTCAATCAACAAATGATAGAGCTGACCAAACGCGTGGATGAGATGAAAAATGTCTTTAACCTCATCGATGAGATCGCAGACCAAACCAACCTTTTAGCCCTCAATGCTGCCATTGAAGCGGCACGTGCGGGTGAGCATGGGCTCGGTTTTGCTGTGGTTGCGGATGAAGTACGAAAACTCGCGGAGAGAACCCAAGAGAGTTTAGGAAGCATCGATGGGATCGTCAAGCAGATCATTGGAGGCGTAGGAAGCAACACCAAACGGCTCAACCATGTGGCAAGTTTAATGGAAGATACCAGTGTGCGCATGGCGTCACTCGGGAAAATTGCAACCGACACTCAAAAAGAGATCACCCATTCGCTCAGTGTCGCCAATAAAGCCGTCAGCCTCTCACACACTGTTTCCAACAATGTCAATACCTTGATAGCGCAAATGCAAGAGACCTTGGCACTCAGTGTCACCAACCGAGGCAATGGACAAGCTGTCGCTAGTGTTGCCGAAGAGCTATTTGGGATTTCCCACACCCTCACCAAACTCCTCTCCAAGTTTTTACACCAAGAGAGCGCTACTATCGCAGTAGAAGAGAAAAAAGAGCGGTTAAAACTCGCCGCGTAA
- a CDS encoding acyltransferase family protein encodes MVLEKFDVSITNASKGMALMLILWHHLFYEKPEMGFVVFQTALLAKVCVGIYVVLSGYGLAESVKKKGLELGAFYKRRLLKLYMNYWLIALIFVPIGVWFMERSLSSVYGEHVFQGFMLQMLGIHMFTWVGYGYNATWWFMSLIIVLYAIFPLVNFLTKKYHLWFLAFCAWLLFFPIPLVNDWIFPFAVGVYLSQKDGFVKLLIWLDKQGKARFITLLILTVLVAWYRQNGWLFDSVRADTFFAILLILWTTELVVFSPWAKKAFEFVGVHSFNIFLFHTFIYYYYFPDFIYSFHYPVMIFAVLLGVCLVISVGIESFKKKIGFDKLI; translated from the coding sequence ATGGTTTTAGAAAAGTTTGATGTCTCCATCACCAATGCAAGTAAAGGAATGGCGCTGATGCTGATTTTGTGGCATCATCTTTTCTATGAAAAGCCTGAAATGGGCTTTGTTGTCTTTCAAACAGCGCTTCTTGCCAAAGTCTGTGTGGGTATTTATGTGGTGCTGAGCGGGTATGGTTTGGCAGAGTCGGTTAAGAAAAAAGGGCTGGAACTTGGCGCTTTTTACAAGCGACGTTTGCTAAAACTATACATGAACTATTGGCTGATCGCGCTTATTTTTGTGCCGATTGGCGTATGGTTTATGGAACGATCGCTTTCAAGCGTTTACGGTGAGCATGTCTTTCAAGGCTTTATGCTTCAGATGCTAGGCATCCACATGTTCACGTGGGTCGGTTATGGTTATAACGCGACATGGTGGTTTATGAGCCTGATCATCGTGCTGTACGCCATTTTTCCCTTGGTGAATTTTTTAACGAAAAAATACCACCTCTGGTTTTTAGCCTTTTGTGCATGGCTTCTCTTTTTCCCTATTCCCTTGGTCAATGACTGGATCTTTCCCTTTGCGGTGGGCGTGTACCTTTCCCAAAAAGATGGGTTTGTCAAACTGCTCATTTGGCTCGATAAGCAAGGCAAAGCACGCTTTATCACCCTTTTAATTTTAACCGTGTTGGTGGCGTGGTATAGGCAAAATGGCTGGCTTTTTGACAGTGTCCGTGCCGATACGTTTTTCGCGATTTTACTGATTCTGTGGACAACAGAACTGGTTGTTTTTTCACCGTGGGCAAAAAAAGCGTTTGAGTTTGTGGGCGTGCATTCGTTTAATATTTTCTTATTTCACACGTTCATTTATTACTACTATTTTCCTGATTTTATCTACAGTTTTCACTATCCTGTGATGATCTTTGCAGTCCTTTTGGGGGTTTGTTTGGTGATCTCCGTAGGAATCGAGAGCTTTAAGAAGAAAATTGGATTTGATAAATTGATCTAA
- a CDS encoding carboxymuconolactone decarboxylase family protein, which produces MKSERYTKGWEKLKEVDGEAGEKVIEALKDVAPDLARYTIEYPFGDIYSREGLTLRDREIATIAALIALGNASSQLKVHIKAGLNVGLSQKEITEIIIQMSVYAGFPAALNGAFAAKEVFAGDQKDEK; this is translated from the coding sequence ATGAAATCAGAGCGTTATACCAAAGGTTGGGAAAAACTAAAAGAGGTTGATGGGGAAGCTGGCGAAAAAGTGATAGAGGCACTTAAAGATGTCGCTCCTGATTTGGCGCGTTATACCATAGAGTATCCTTTTGGGGATATTTATTCACGCGAAGGTTTAACTCTTAGAGATAGAGAAATAGCCACTATCGCCGCTTTGATCGCACTTGGCAATGCCAGTTCTCAGTTAAAAGTGCATATTAAAGCAGGACTCAATGTAGGCCTGAGCCAAAAAGAGATTACCGAGATTATTATTCAGATGTCAGTCTATGCGGGTTTTCCTGCGGCGTTGAATGGAGCCTTTGCTGCAAAAGAGGTCTTTGCAGGAGATCAAAAAGATGAAAAATAA
- a CDS encoding ferritin-like domain-containing protein produces MNVYEYAMKAEKDGERYYRELATQTDDAGLKSIWTMLAEEEVKHYHIFEHMNQNKAIPTMPSVDLFKHTKNIFEKMQKSNQVPCFTEDHVNLYKNALRSEESSYKFYTEKALMIEDGEQKKAFLRIAEEEHAHYVLLENIVEYVSAPETWVESAEFNHLSEKFVQKSALI; encoded by the coding sequence ATGAACGTTTATGAATATGCGATGAAAGCTGAAAAAGATGGTGAGCGCTACTACCGAGAGCTCGCGACGCAAACCGATGATGCAGGCTTAAAGTCTATATGGACGATGCTTGCCGAAGAAGAGGTCAAACACTACCATATTTTTGAGCATATGAACCAAAATAAAGCCATTCCAACGATGCCCAGTGTCGATCTGTTTAAACACACCAAAAACATCTTTGAAAAGATGCAAAAATCAAATCAAGTACCCTGTTTTACCGAAGATCATGTCAATCTCTACAAAAATGCTTTGCGCTCTGAAGAGAGCAGTTACAAATTCTACACTGAAAAAGCGTTGATGATTGAAGATGGTGAACAAAAAAAGGCATTTTTACGCATTGCCGAAGAAGAGCATGCCCATTATGTGCTTTTGGAAAATATCGTCGAGTATGTAAGTGCCCCCGAGACCTGGGTGGAGAGCGCTGAGTTTAACCACTTAAGTGAAAAGTTTGTGCAAAAATCAGCACTGATTTAA
- a CDS encoding helix-turn-helix domain-containing protein, translating into MITTITLPNYLLHNPTLYECIFDHTFITSKSVLYKQGKLSVRIGMHMVILLLEGQKTVHLPKGDLLVDASEIIYTAQGNYFMTEIVGESNRYQSILICFDDQFVLNFIQKYAITFDEKESSSPIAIMKKSPFLHACVETINAFYAEKRDNTLSLLKLKTEELFLYSLWADQKGFLAFLKCIVETESSRIKYILESNTDVIQTPKDMGDLTRLNERLLRKEIARLYHMTPKKWLDHVRLQKAQLLLKNTDNSISQIATTCGYANVSWFITQFKKHYNATPFLYRQENLHQ; encoded by the coding sequence ATGATAACGACCATAACCTTACCCAATTATCTTCTTCATAACCCCACATTGTATGAATGTATTTTCGATCACACGTTTATTACCTCCAAATCGGTTCTGTATAAGCAAGGTAAATTATCTGTTCGCATTGGTATGCACATGGTTATTTTACTCTTAGAGGGGCAAAAAACCGTGCATTTACCCAAAGGCGACCTTTTGGTGGATGCCAGCGAAATTATTTATACGGCGCAAGGGAATTATTTTATGACAGAGATTGTGGGTGAGAGCAACCGCTATCAATCTATTTTAATATGTTTTGATGACCAATTTGTTTTGAATTTTATTCAAAAGTACGCTATTACCTTTGATGAAAAAGAGAGTAGTAGTCCCATTGCCATCATGAAAAAAAGTCCTTTTTTACACGCGTGTGTTGAGACCATCAATGCTTTTTATGCGGAGAAACGCGACAACACGCTCTCTCTTTTAAAGCTAAAGACGGAAGAGCTTTTTTTGTATTCGCTTTGGGCGGATCAAAAAGGTTTTTTAGCTTTTTTAAAATGTATCGTTGAGACAGAATCTTCACGCATCAAATACATTCTCGAATCTAACACCGATGTGATTCAGACTCCTAAAGATATGGGGGATCTTACACGTCTTAATGAGCGGTTGCTTCGAAAAGAGATCGCAAGGCTGTATCACATGACGCCAAAAAAATGGTTAGATCATGTTAGGTTACAAAAAGCCCAACTGCTTCTAAAAAATACAGACAATTCCATCTCGCAGATCGCAACAACCTGCGGATACGCAAATGTATCGTGGTTTATTACACAATTTAAAAAACACTATAACGCAACTCCTTTTTTATACCGTCAAGAAAACTTGCATCAATAG
- a CDS encoding methyl-accepting chemotaxis protein: MSFKVKIIGALCVLMFLSLSIFSFISYFDTKQNSVIQTENSLKMASRALSDYIDVWIAGKKSGIESSARYLTNIQSMEKAEIVAILQETTKTLGGFDTTVGLEDGSAITGTGTPLSAGYDPRVRGWYKSIKASGKVGVTDAYIDATTNKLIVSIMAPIMKEGKFLGGVILDIALDTLTKATADVNFNGGYGMLFDTAGIVIAHPNKEMYGKELSKFLPELTDQIKGKNDGLVEYQFNNETKIFAFKVSKESGWTPGITFDKEVAYAFLKTQMSELFLAGIIMLIISISIMIFLIKALLKPLDNLNRVVKELSSNEGDLRHRLETISNDEFAQVSGNINKFIEKLHEIVKSSKIISTENASISEELSRTASEVVRNVDSESRIMNTTKEEGIALVKSLETSVVKAKGSQEALSRTQHDIVEVKSKVEQLESTMQATAIKEQSLAQRLDNVSHNANEVKDVLGVIRDIADQTNLLALNAAIEAARAGEHGRGFAVVADEVRKLAERTQKGLVEIDATINVVVQSIMDANNDITQNVQEVQALASITADLQKGMTNVANIIHSTIDESHYTVSDFIDTSTKIKKIVDAIEQIHGISKENVGSIDNVSQASEHLHVMTENLNNELGKFKS; this comes from the coding sequence ATGTCATTTAAAGTGAAGATCATTGGGGCACTCTGTGTTTTGATGTTTTTAAGTCTCAGTATTTTTAGCTTTATCAGCTATTTTGATACGAAACAAAACAGCGTTATTCAAACGGAGAACAGTTTAAAAATGGCATCTCGTGCATTGAGCGATTATATTGATGTGTGGATTGCCGGTAAAAAAAGTGGCATTGAAAGCAGTGCGAGGTATCTTACCAACATTCAGTCTATGGAAAAAGCAGAGATTGTTGCTATTTTGCAAGAGACAACCAAAACACTGGGAGGTTTTGATACCACCGTGGGGCTAGAAGATGGCAGTGCGATCACAGGCACAGGAACGCCGTTATCTGCGGGCTATGATCCTCGTGTAAGAGGTTGGTATAAGAGCATCAAAGCTTCAGGAAAAGTCGGTGTTACCGATGCTTACATCGATGCAACAACCAATAAACTGATCGTTTCGATTATGGCTCCGATTATGAAAGAGGGCAAATTTTTAGGCGGTGTGATTTTAGATATTGCGCTAGATACCCTCACCAAAGCAACCGCCGATGTCAATTTTAATGGCGGTTATGGCATGCTTTTTGATACCGCAGGCATTGTGATCGCCCACCCCAACAAAGAGATGTACGGAAAAGAGCTTTCAAAATTCTTACCAGAACTGACCGATCAAATCAAAGGCAAAAACGATGGTTTAGTCGAGTATCAATTCAACAATGAGACCAAAATTTTTGCGTTTAAAGTCTCCAAAGAGAGCGGATGGACGCCTGGCATCACCTTCGATAAAGAGGTGGCGTATGCTTTTTTAAAGACCCAAATGAGCGAGTTGTTTTTGGCGGGTATCATTATGCTTATTATCTCCATTAGCATCATGATCTTCCTCATCAAAGCCTTGCTAAAACCACTCGATAATCTCAACCGTGTTGTCAAAGAGCTCTCCAGTAATGAAGGCGATCTTAGACACCGTCTTGAAACAATCTCCAACGATGAGTTCGCTCAAGTCTCGGGCAATATCAATAAATTCATTGAAAAACTGCATGAGATTGTCAAAAGTTCCAAAATCATCAGCACTGAAAATGCCTCGATCTCTGAAGAGCTTTCCCGTACTGCTTCCGAGGTCGTACGCAATGTGGACAGCGAATCTCGCATCATGAACACGACTAAAGAAGAGGGAATTGCTCTGGTGAAGAGCCTTGAAACCTCGGTGGTCAAAGCCAAAGGCTCCCAAGAAGCACTGAGTCGTACGCAACATGACATCGTCGAGGTCAAAAGTAAAGTTGAACAACTCGAATCCACGATGCAAGCAACTGCAATTAAAGAGCAAAGTCTAGCCCAAAGACTTGATAATGTCAGCCACAATGCCAATGAAGTCAAAGATGTACTTGGCGTCATTCGTGATATTGCCGATCAAACCAATCTTTTAGCATTGAATGCGGCGATAGAAGCGGCACGCGCGGGAGAGCACGGACGTGGATTTGCTGTCGTTGCAGATGAAGTACGAAAACTTGCCGAACGTACCCAAAAAGGACTGGTTGAAATCGATGCGACGATCAATGTCGTCGTACAATCCATCATGGATGCCAATAATGACATCACGCAAAATGTCCAAGAGGTGCAAGCCTTAGCATCCATCACAGCAGATCTTCAAAAAGGGATGACCAATGTGGCGAACATCATTCACTCCACGATTGATGAAAGTCATTACACCGTAAGTGATTTCATCGATACTTCGACTAAAATCAAAAAAATCGTGGATGCGATTGAGCAAATTCATGGTATTTCCAAAGAGAATGTTGGAAGCATCGACAACGTTTCGCAAGCGAGTGAACATTTACATGTAATGACGGAAAATCTCAACAATGAACTGGGAAAATTTAAGTCTTAA
- the thiE gene encoding thiamine phosphate synthase has translation MLNKELLKGLYVLTDATLTPDEIMLEQVERVLKSGVRVIQYRDKYTSSEEAEKQCIRLQALCDVYEAIFIIDDRLDIAYRIHADGLHVGEDDVSYEEARALLGDDKIIGVSCYGDIERAKKYANLGADYVAFGSFFPSPTKPHAKIVDPEILKHAKAQLNVPICAIGGITEDNIELLSCYDIAMYSLVSAVYKDDAIEENLEKLHTKIDFLQNK, from the coding sequence ATGCTAAACAAAGAACTCCTCAAAGGACTCTATGTCCTCACCGATGCAACCCTAACGCCAGATGAAATCATGCTTGAACAAGTAGAACGTGTTTTAAAAAGCGGTGTTCGCGTTATCCAGTACCGCGACAAATATACGAGCAGTGAAGAGGCTGAGAAGCAGTGTATCAGACTTCAAGCCTTGTGCGATGTGTATGAAGCGATTTTTATCATCGATGATCGCTTGGATATTGCGTATCGCATCCATGCCGATGGTTTACATGTAGGCGAAGATGATGTGAGTTACGAAGAGGCTCGCGCCCTGCTTGGGGATGATAAAATCATCGGCGTATCCTGTTATGGCGACATCGAACGCGCGAAAAAATACGCCAATCTAGGAGCCGACTATGTCGCGTTTGGCTCCTTTTTTCCCTCTCCAACCAAACCACACGCCAAAATCGTAGACCCTGAAATTTTGAAACACGCCAAAGCGCAACTGAATGTGCCTATTTGTGCCATCGGGGGCATTACTGAGGACAATATTGAGCTGCTTTCATGCTACGACATTGCGATGTACTCGCTCGTTAGTGCGGTGTATAAAGACGATGCGATTGAGGAAAATTTAGAAAAATTACACACGAAAATAGACTTTTTGCAAAACAAATAA
- a CDS encoding SBBP repeat-containing protein, with product MKNKKIILASMLACNVLWAESDILKVYDGVSTPVGMAFNHNNELIVAEWSASRVSVFGKDGRKRVLSDHIKSPSGIAVDKEDNVYVASYSTDTLYKIEPNGNLSIIADALATPAGVSIDQNGNIMVASKASNAIIFIDQKGTKSNLFNDLQTPVGIVELEHGYAISNINGDVSLYDKEKRKTGSYKGFKSPAVGIVGSQEGNVYAVDYGGSDVVEIQKNGNTKVLTSSLSSPVGVAINPQGELFIGTWGDSAIYKLTIK from the coding sequence ATGAAAAATAAAAAAATCATCTTAGCCTCAATGCTCGCTTGCAACGTCTTATGGGCAGAGAGCGATATACTAAAAGTATATGATGGCGTAAGTACTCCTGTGGGTATGGCGTTTAATCACAACAATGAACTGATCGTTGCGGAATGGTCTGCTAGTAGGGTGAGCGTGTTTGGCAAAGACGGTCGTAAAAGAGTGTTGAGTGATCACATCAAGAGCCCATCAGGAATCGCAGTGGACAAGGAGGATAACGTGTATGTTGCGTCGTATTCGACCGATACGCTCTACAAAATAGAACCCAATGGAAACCTATCGATTATTGCGGATGCATTAGCCACGCCAGCAGGGGTCAGTATCGATCAAAACGGCAATATCATGGTTGCGAGCAAGGCGTCAAACGCCATTATCTTCATCGATCAAAAAGGCACTAAAAGCAACCTTTTTAACGATTTGCAGACACCTGTGGGAATCGTAGAATTAGAGCATGGTTATGCCATATCCAATATCAACGGGGATGTCTCACTGTATGACAAAGAAAAACGAAAAACGGGTTCATATAAAGGGTTTAAAAGCCCTGCTGTTGGGATAGTAGGAAGTCAAGAGGGGAACGTCTACGCCGTGGATTACGGTGGAAGTGACGTGGTCGAGATACAAAAAAATGGTAACACTAAGGTGCTCACAAGCTCCCTAAGCTCACCCGTAGGTGTCGCCATCAATCCCCAAGGCGAACTCTTTATCGGTACATGGGGAGATAGCGCGATTTATAAATTAACGATTAAATAG
- a CDS encoding GNAT family N-acetyltransferase has translation MREMEVLHTNYQLIEKAIKYIDAHFKEQPSIDVIASSIGMSKYHFIRVFKEYVGVTPKQFLHSVTLNYAKEHIKESKSILDSTLDMGLSSVSRLHELFVNLIGVTPKEWREKGRDVIITYGFGITPFGEALIAYTDKGICYLGFIDQNREAIFTRFKELWENANLVHDDLKAQTYLENIFIKNKKYNLLVKGTNLQINVWKALLNLPNGAITTYQDVANFIEQPNAVRAVASAIGKNHIGYLIPCHRVIAKSGAMSGYSWGIERKKILIAYESAYKENVTQFRTAIAEDIQDICELRHQFFPHEQESLSKDQTQKNTLLKIIQDPTMGDVFVALHDTKIIGMARVFYTLSMMFGGKVAFVEEMMMNEQYQEGDIESSFMNHILSSCKEKGCQNITLFADKNNLNLHTVYEKMGFKKSTITPFHIEG, from the coding sequence ATGAGAGAGATGGAAGTGTTGCATACCAATTATCAGCTGATTGAAAAAGCGATCAAATACATCGATGCGCATTTTAAAGAACAGCCCTCCATCGATGTGATTGCCAGCAGTATCGGCATGAGCAAATACCATTTTATCCGTGTGTTTAAAGAGTATGTGGGCGTGACTCCCAAACAGTTTTTGCACTCGGTAACGCTCAATTACGCCAAAGAGCATATCAAAGAGTCCAAGTCCATTTTAGACAGCACGCTTGACATGGGGCTCTCCAGTGTCAGCAGGTTGCATGAACTCTTTGTCAATTTAATCGGCGTTACACCTAAAGAGTGGCGCGAAAAGGGCAGGGATGTCATCATTACGTATGGTTTTGGCATCACACCTTTTGGTGAAGCGTTGATCGCTTACACCGATAAGGGCATCTGTTATTTAGGGTTTATTGACCAGAACAGAGAGGCTATTTTTACACGATTTAAAGAGCTTTGGGAAAATGCGAATTTGGTGCATGATGATCTCAAAGCGCAGACTTATTTGGAAAATATTTTCATCAAAAATAAAAAATACAATCTTTTGGTTAAAGGCACCAACCTTCAGATCAATGTCTGGAAAGCGCTTCTGAACCTTCCCAATGGTGCAATTACGACCTATCAAGATGTCGCAAATTTCATCGAACAACCCAATGCGGTGCGTGCCGTTGCCAGTGCCATTGGAAAAAATCACATCGGATATCTCATTCCGTGCCACCGTGTCATTGCCAAAAGTGGCGCGATGAGTGGTTACAGTTGGGGGATTGAGCGTAAAAAAATCCTGATCGCATATGAGTCCGCTTACAAAGAAAATGTCACGCAGTTTAGAACAGCCATAGCAGAAGATATACAAGATATATGCGAACTCCGTCACCAGTTTTTTCCCCACGAACAGGAGTCTCTATCAAAGGATCAAACTCAAAAGAATACACTGCTGAAGATCATTCAAGATCCTACTATGGGCGATGTATTTGTTGCATTGCACGACACTAAAATCATAGGAATGGCGCGTGTTTTCTATACACTCTCAATGATGTTTGGCGGAAAAGTAGCGTTCGTGGAAGAGATGATGATGAATGAACAGTACCAAGAGGGCGACATCGAATCCTCTTTCATGAATCATATTCTTTCTTCGTGCAAAGAAAAAGGATGTCAAAACATCACCCTGTTTGCCGATAAAAACAACCTGAACTTGCACACCGTGTACGAAAAAATGGGATTTAAAAAATCCACGATTACGCCGTTTCACATAGAAGGGTAA